From a region of the Bacillota bacterium genome:
- a CDS encoding serine hydroxymethyltransferase — protein sequence MTFFNSPIADIDPAIARAIDHETERQRNTLELIASENIVSSAVLEAQGSLLTNKYAEGYPSRRYYGGCGCVDIAESLAMERAKQIFGAEYANVQPHSGSQANTAVYYALLKPGDTILGMSLAHGGHLTHGSKANISGKYFNVTFYGVDEKTGCIDYERVREIARESSPAIVVAGASAYPRAIDFSLFKDIADEVGAYLMVDMAHIAGLVAAGEHMSPIPYADVVTTTTHKTLRGPRGGMILAQEKYGAALDKAIFPGIQGGPLMHAIAAKAVAFKEALQPDFKDYQRQIIRNAKTLANSLVERGFELVSGGTDNHMMLVDLRPKGVTGADAENILDDVGVTANKNAIPFDPQPPAVASGIRVGTPAVTTRGLKEPEMVAIAEIMEMALSGPDSRAKARSMARELCERYPIY from the coding sequence ATGACCTTTTTTAACAGCCCTATTGCTGATATAGACCCGGCCATTGCCAGGGCCATAGACCATGAAACGGAACGGCAGCGTAATACCCTGGAACTCATTGCTTCAGAAAATATTGTCAGTTCCGCCGTTTTGGAGGCTCAGGGTTCGCTACTCACCAATAAATACGCGGAGGGTTATCCCAGCAGGCGCTATTACGGTGGCTGCGGGTGTGTAGACATAGCGGAGAGCCTGGCCATGGAAAGAGCAAAACAAATTTTCGGCGCCGAATATGCTAATGTGCAGCCGCATTCAGGATCACAGGCCAATACAGCAGTTTACTACGCACTGCTAAAGCCCGGAGATACCATTTTAGGTATGAGCCTGGCTCACGGCGGACACTTGACTCACGGTAGCAAGGCAAACATATCCGGCAAATATTTTAATGTCACTTTTTATGGTGTAGACGAAAAAACCGGCTGCATAGACTATGAACGAGTACGGGAAATAGCCAGGGAAAGCAGCCCGGCAATTGTTGTTGCAGGGGCCAGCGCATACCCGCGGGCCATTGACTTTTCTCTATTCAAGGATATTGCTGATGAAGTTGGCGCCTATCTAATGGTGGATATGGCGCACATTGCAGGACTTGTTGCCGCAGGCGAACATATGAGCCCAATACCCTATGCCGATGTGGTTACCACCACCACCCACAAGACGCTCCGCGGACCCCGCGGGGGTATGATTCTGGCCCAAGAAAAATATGGCGCTGCTTTGGACAAGGCTATTTTTCCGGGCATTCAGGGTGGACCTCTTATGCATGCTATTGCCGCCAAAGCTGTAGCCTTTAAGGAGGCCCTGCAGCCTGATTTTAAAGATTATCAGAGGCAGATAATCAGGAATGCTAAAACCCTTGCCAATTCCCTGGTGGAACGCGGCTTTGAATTAGTATCCGGGGGCACGGATAATCATATGATGCTGGTGGATCTACGTCCTAAAGGAGTTACAGGCGCTGATGCTGAGAACATCCTGGATGATGTGGGCGTAACAGCGAACAAAAATGCCATTCCTTTTGACCCCCAGCCGCCGGCTGTAGCCAGTGGGATCAGGGTGGGGACTCCGGCAGTTACCACCCGCGGGCTGAAGGAACCGGAAATGGTAGCCATCGCCGAGATCATGGAAATGGCTCTTTCCGGCCCAGACAGCCGCGCCAAAGCACGTTCCATGGCCCGGGAGCTTTGTGAAAGGTACCCTATTTATTAG
- a CDS encoding cytidine deaminase has product MENRPSWDQYFMEIASLVATRSTCLRRKVGAVAVRDNRILSTGYNGAPSGLTHCPEAGCLRDRMKIPSGERHELCRGLHAEQNAIIQAAVYGTPIGGATFYLTNQPCSLCAKMLANANAKRVVFAGDYPDELAESILKEAGIRLEKFGD; this is encoded by the coding sequence ATGGAAAACCGCCCGTCATGGGATCAATATTTTATGGAAATTGCGAGCCTGGTGGCCACCAGGTCCACGTGCCTGCGCCGCAAAGTAGGGGCTGTGGCGGTACGCGATAACCGCATATTGTCCACCGGGTATAACGGTGCTCCCAGCGGTTTGACTCATTGCCCCGAGGCCGGCTGTTTGCGTGACCGTATGAAAATCCCTTCGGGGGAGCGGCACGAATTGTGCCGCGGTCTGCATGCGGAGCAAAATGCCATTATCCAGGCGGCGGTTTACGGCACCCCCATTGGCGGGGCTACCTTTTATTTGACTAACCAGCCTTGTAGTCTCTGCGCTAAAATGCTGGCCAACGCCAATGCGAAACGAGTAGTTTTCGCCGGCGACTACCCGGATGAGCTTGCTGAGAGCATATTGAAAGAAGCAGGTATTCGGTTGGAAAAGTTTGGTGACTGA
- a CDS encoding nucleotide pyrophosphohydrolase has protein sequence MEKKLIALPRLNNLSPTMESTALKLMEEAGELAQAIGKLRGMSGEAHKLDEHEVLRRITGELLDVAQTAVSMMFVLEEAHGVDIDNELEHHIQKLKDKGYLR, from the coding sequence ATGGAAAAGAAACTAATAGCATTACCGCGTTTGAATAACCTTTCCCCCACCATGGAATCCACCGCCCTTAAACTCATGGAAGAAGCCGGTGAACTGGCCCAGGCCATCGGAAAACTTAGAGGCATGAGCGGTGAAGCGCACAAACTTGACGAGCACGAAGTGCTGCGCCGTATAACCGGAGAACTACTGGACGTAGCTCAAACCGCCGTCTCCATGATGTTCGTACTCGAAGAGGCACACGGAGTGGATATAGATAATGAATTGGAACACCATATACAGAAACTTAAAGACAAGGGATACCTTCGCTAA
- a CDS encoding UDP-N-acetylglucosamine 2-epimerase (non-hydrolyzing) encodes MLKVMPVFGTRPEAIKMAPLVKVLENDANIDCRVAVTAQHREMLDQVLQLFQITPAHDLDIMRTGQTLFQITGRVLEGVQGVYEKEKPDLVLVHGDTTTTFVAALGAFYLQIPVGHVEAGLRTGNKYSPFPEEMNRHLAGILADLHFAPTPGAGKNLEQENVPQNNIFITGNTVIDALLDTVETNYKFDDPVLQNLDFDNRRVLLVTTHRRENLGGRMREIYKALKDIMEQIPDVEIVFPVHKNPAVRRPVQEVLGGLERVHLIEPLDYRPFVNLMQKSYLVLTDSGGLQEEAPSLGKPVLVLRDTTERPEAVSAGTVKLVGAARENVQDQALRLLRDEQHYRSMAEAVNPYGDGRASSRILEYIKYRHGLRHDAPSPFQAAKGRI; translated from the coding sequence ATGTTAAAAGTGATGCCCGTATTCGGTACCCGCCCGGAAGCCATCAAAATGGCCCCCTTGGTCAAGGTGCTGGAAAACGATGCTAATATAGACTGCAGGGTTGCCGTAACCGCGCAGCACCGAGAGATGCTGGACCAGGTATTGCAACTTTTCCAGATTACACCGGCTCATGACCTGGACATTATGCGCACCGGGCAAACACTCTTTCAAATAACCGGCCGGGTTCTGGAGGGGGTGCAAGGAGTCTACGAAAAGGAAAAGCCGGATCTGGTGCTGGTGCATGGAGATACCACCACCACCTTCGTAGCGGCTTTGGGAGCTTTTTACCTGCAGATTCCGGTAGGCCATGTGGAAGCGGGACTGCGTACCGGCAACAAATATTCCCCCTTTCCGGAAGAAATGAACCGGCACCTGGCCGGAATCCTGGCCGATCTGCATTTTGCCCCCACTCCCGGGGCCGGCAAAAACCTGGAACAGGAAAATGTCCCTCAAAACAATATTTTTATCACTGGAAACACTGTCATTGACGCTTTACTCGACACAGTGGAAACTAATTACAAGTTTGATGACCCTGTGCTGCAAAACCTGGATTTTGACAATAGACGGGTGCTGCTGGTAACCACTCACCGCCGGGAAAACCTGGGGGGGAGAATGAGGGAAATATATAAAGCTTTAAAGGACATCATGGAACAAATTCCCGACGTGGAAATAGTTTTTCCGGTGCATAAAAACCCTGCCGTTCGCCGCCCCGTACAGGAAGTATTGGGCGGGCTGGAAAGAGTGCACTTGATTGAGCCTCTGGACTACCGGCCATTTGTAAACTTGATGCAGAAATCTTACTTGGTGCTAACAGATTCCGGCGGCCTGCAGGAGGAAGCCCCCTCTCTGGGTAAGCCTGTACTGGTGCTGCGTGATACCACAGAGCGCCCGGAGGCGGTTAGCGCCGGCACTGTAAAACTGGTGGGCGCGGCCAGGGAAAATGTGCAGGATCAAGCGCTACGTTTATTAAGGGATGAACAGCATTACCGCAGTATGGCGGAAGCAGTGAACCCCTATGGTGACGGCAGAGCCAGTAGTCGTATACTGGAATATATCAAATACCGTCACGGACTGCGGCACGATGCTCCATCGCCTTTCCAGGCAGCAAAAGGCAGGATATAA
- a CDS encoding AtpZ/AtpI family protein yields MKDQEPNPKDQKPNQSGGILKALTVTTTIGAELAIMVTLGFFGGKTLDEKLGTGPWLMVTGILLGVVAGTWGIIVTLEKFWKEGE; encoded by the coding sequence ATGAAGGATCAAGAACCCAACCCAAAGGATCAAAAACCCAACCAATCAGGTGGCATTTTAAAAGCACTAACAGTCACTACTACCATTGGAGCGGAACTGGCCATCATGGTGACCCTGGGGTTTTTCGGGGGTAAAACCCTGGATGAAAAACTGGGAACAGGGCCGTGGTTGATGGTTACAGGCATTTTGTTGGGAGTTGTAGCAGGTACATGGGGAATCATTGTTACCCTGGAAAAGTTTTGGAAAGAAGGGGAGTGA
- a CDS encoding ATP synthase subunit I: protein MLPWKSFGKKGSEPVNRPVPIHDVQAQFARSARLTYFVLAAAGLGLASDISNPVIWGLIFGGLTGVLNGYFLRNRLKSVGSLADTEQANAFLKQNYVSRLGLVVAVVFFAAHVNFLSVYGVGAGLLLLPCLTVIDAAVTLYRHSAARDAVDKI from the coding sequence TTGTTACCCTGGAAAAGTTTTGGAAAGAAGGGGAGTGAGCCGGTGAATAGACCGGTACCTATCCACGACGTACAAGCACAATTCGCCCGTAGCGCCCGCCTTACATATTTCGTACTGGCCGCAGCCGGCTTGGGTTTAGCGTCTGATATTTCCAATCCAGTTATTTGGGGCCTTATATTCGGCGGGCTGACAGGTGTATTAAACGGTTACTTCCTGCGTAACAGGCTGAAAAGCGTTGGTTCCCTTGCTGATACTGAACAGGCCAATGCCTTTTTAAAGCAAAATTATGTTTCGCGTTTGGGTCTTGTAGTGGCCGTTGTTTTTTTTGCCGCACATGTTAATTTTCTGAGTGTTTACGGTGTGGGAGCAGGACTCTTGTTATTGCCTTGTCTAACGGTGATTGACGCAGCTGTCACGCTTTACAGGCATTCCGCCGCGCGTGATGCCGTTGATAAGATATAA
- the atpB gene encoding F0F1 ATP synthase subunit A gives MLDQVHNALNVWGFHDPVYIAGLGNLNLKTVVMTWVVMLLVVLFTVTATRNMKLGRPGKMQLMVEEMFQFLKGLVDDNLDPKKGASIMALVFSLFIYLLFSNLWGLVPSMMSPTADVNTTLGMAIFVIVLIQILALKYKGLAYFKHFVQPFVFFLPLVIVEEVSKPITLAFRLYGNIYAGEVLIAVLLGLIPLGATLMGGFLASVIWLAFSIFVGFIQAFIFTMLTIAYTSQAVSEEH, from the coding sequence ATGCTGGATCAGGTTCACAATGCGTTGAACGTTTGGGGCTTTCATGATCCGGTATATATTGCCGGTCTCGGCAACCTAAACCTTAAAACTGTTGTGATGACCTGGGTTGTCATGCTGCTGGTGGTACTGTTCACCGTGACCGCCACCCGGAACATGAAACTGGGCCGGCCTGGCAAGATGCAGTTGATGGTGGAAGAGATGTTCCAGTTTCTAAAGGGCCTTGTTGATGATAATTTGGATCCCAAAAAGGGTGCCTCGATAATGGCCCTGGTATTCAGTCTTTTTATTTACCTGTTATTCAGTAACTTGTGGGGATTAGTCCCCTCCATGATGTCGCCCACGGCGGATGTTAATACCACTCTGGGCATGGCAATTTTCGTTATTGTACTGATCCAAATACTGGCGCTAAAATACAAAGGTTTGGCCTATTTCAAGCATTTCGTCCAACCCTTTGTCTTCTTTTTACCGCTGGTAATCGTTGAAGAAGTGTCCAAGCCCATTACGCTGGCCTTCCGTCTTTACGGGAACATCTACGCCGGAGAAGTTTTAATCGCTGTATTGCTGGGATTGATTCCCTTGGGAGCAACCCTTATGGGCGGTTTTCTGGCGTCAGTTATTTGGCTGGCCTTTAGTATCTTTGTGGGCTTTATCCAGGCGTTCATTTTCACCATGCTTACCATTGCTTATACTTCACAGGCCGTTTCAGAAGAACATTAA
- the atpE gene encoding F0F1 ATP synthase subunit C yields the protein MELGAGAAIATALAVGLGALGAGIGNGLVTSKTVESIARQPELRGNLLTTMFISVGLIEALPIIGVVIAFILLGSVG from the coding sequence ATGGAATTAGGTGCTGGTGCAGCTATTGCCACCGCTTTGGCTGTTGGACTGGGAGCCCTTGGAGCTGGTATTGGTAACGGTCTTGTTACTTCCAAAACCGTTGAGTCTATCGCACGTCAGCCCGAACTTAGAGGTAACCTGCTAACCACGATGTTCATTTCCGTTGGTTTGATCGAAGCTCTACCTATTATCGGTGTTGTTATTGCATTTATCCTTTTGGGTAGCGTTGGCTAG
- the atpF gene encoding F0F1 ATP synthase subunit B, with the protein MEALGLNVTLLAQIIHFIILLVFLRLVVYPPIVKILEQRQDAIEGNIAAAQEEKKQAEALRQQYLDDMKKAKEEANVIIQKATKAAEDEARGIMEAAKQESDRIKESALQDIEREKEKAVSELREQVASLSILVASKVVDERITADVQRDLINDFIKEAGDLPC; encoded by the coding sequence ATTGAAGCCCTAGGTCTTAATGTTACTCTATTGGCGCAAATTATTCACTTCATTATTCTTTTAGTCTTCCTTCGTCTGGTTGTTTACCCGCCTATTGTTAAAATTTTAGAACAGCGGCAAGATGCCATTGAGGGTAATATAGCCGCCGCACAGGAAGAGAAAAAGCAGGCCGAGGCATTAAGACAGCAATATTTAGACGATATGAAAAAGGCCAAGGAAGAGGCAAATGTAATTATCCAGAAAGCCACTAAGGCGGCTGAAGATGAGGCCCGGGGCATTATGGAAGCTGCCAAGCAAGAATCCGACCGGATTAAAGAGTCGGCATTGCAGGATATTGAAAGGGAAAAGGAAAAAGCTGTTTCCGAATTGCGGGAACAAGTGGCTTCATTGTCCATCCTGGTTGCCAGCAAGGTTGTTGATGAAAGAATCACAGCTGATGTACAGCGTGACCTGATAAACGACTTTATTAAAGAGGCAGGGGATCTGCCATGTTAA
- the atpH gene encoding ATP synthase F1 subunit delta — MLKGAVAGRYAEALYEIAVANEVVDKTEEELRAVVNLLEEEPDLKKVLYHPRITATQKKDVLKAVLEDKISQVAMNFLCLIVDRQREVYLASMLEVFVDYANRARNISDVEVTSAIELSKEDQKRLINVLGKVTGKEVRVSYSVDPSLIGGVVARIGDKVIDGSVKSRLESLREHLRQIS, encoded by the coding sequence ATGTTAAAAGGGGCTGTGGCGGGACGCTATGCCGAGGCCCTTTACGAAATTGCGGTGGCGAATGAGGTTGTTGACAAGACGGAAGAAGAGCTGCGGGCAGTAGTTAACCTCTTGGAAGAGGAGCCTGATCTGAAAAAAGTTCTTTACCACCCGCGCATAACCGCCACCCAAAAGAAAGATGTTCTAAAGGCCGTGTTGGAGGACAAGATTTCACAAGTAGCTATGAACTTCCTATGCCTGATTGTTGACCGCCAGCGAGAAGTATACTTGGCCAGCATGCTGGAAGTCTTTGTGGATTACGCCAACAGGGCCAGGAATATCAGTGACGTAGAGGTTACTTCGGCAATAGAGTTGAGTAAAGAAGACCAAAAGCGCCTGATTAATGTACTGGGTAAGGTGACAGGTAAAGAAGTCAGGGTAAGTTACTCCGTGGACCCGTCTCTCATTGGAGGGGTAGTGGCCCGGATCGGCGATAAAGTTATAGACGGTAGTGTTAAAAGCCGTCTCGAATCCCTGAGAGAACACCTCCGGCAAATTAGTTAA
- a CDS encoding F0F1 ATP synthase subunit alpha encodes MNLRPEEIGSILKQQIEKYQSQIEVSDVGTVIQVMDGIARVYGLEECMAAELLEFPGGTLGMALNLEEDNIGCVLMGPYTQIREGDTVKRTGRIISVPVGDAMLGRVVNALGQPLDGEGPVDTDKLRPVENIAPGVIERQPVHEPLQTGIKAIDAMIPIGRGQRELLLGDRQTGKTAIGVDAILNQKNTDVICIYVAVGQKQSTVANVVQTLKDHGAMEYSVIVSATASDPAPMQYIAPFAGAAIGEEFMAQGKHVLIVYDDLSKQANAYRELSLLLRRPPGREAFPGDVFNLHSRLLERACKLNDELGAGSMTALPIIETQAGDVSAYIPTNVISITDGQIYLEPDLFYSGQRPAVNVGLSVSRVGGAAQIKAMKQVAGTMRMDMAQYRELAAFAQFGSDLDKATQARLTRGERLMELLKQGQYVPMPVEEQVASIFVAVNGLLDDQPVESVDAFEAGWLKFLRSQKPELLQKIAEEKTISDDLKEQLKAACKEFKEGFAK; translated from the coding sequence ATGAATTTGCGACCTGAAGAGATTGGTTCCATACTGAAGCAGCAAATAGAGAAGTACCAGTCTCAGATAGAAGTATCCGATGTTGGTACAGTTATCCAGGTTATGGACGGTATTGCCCGGGTATACGGCCTTGAAGAGTGTATGGCCGCCGAGCTGCTGGAATTTCCCGGCGGCACCCTGGGTATGGCGCTTAACCTGGAAGAGGACAACATCGGTTGCGTTTTGATGGGGCCCTACACCCAGATTAGAGAGGGAGATACCGTAAAGCGTACAGGCCGGATTATATCCGTGCCGGTTGGAGACGCCATGTTGGGCCGTGTGGTTAACGCCTTGGGACAGCCACTGGATGGTGAAGGTCCTGTTGATACCGATAAATTGCGCCCGGTGGAGAATATTGCTCCCGGCGTTATCGAGCGTCAGCCGGTTCATGAACCGCTGCAGACCGGTATCAAGGCTATTGACGCCATGATTCCTATCGGCCGCGGCCAGCGGGAATTACTGCTCGGTGACCGCCAAACCGGTAAAACTGCCATTGGCGTTGACGCTATTTTAAATCAGAAAAATACCGACGTTATTTGTATTTATGTAGCTGTTGGTCAAAAGCAGTCCACAGTTGCAAACGTGGTACAGACATTGAAAGACCATGGTGCTATGGAGTACAGCGTTATTGTATCAGCGACTGCGTCTGACCCTGCACCAATGCAGTATATCGCTCCCTTTGCCGGTGCCGCCATCGGTGAAGAGTTTATGGCACAGGGCAAGCATGTGCTGATTGTTTACGATGACCTGTCCAAGCAAGCTAACGCTTATCGTGAGCTTTCACTGCTGCTGCGCCGTCCACCCGGACGTGAGGCTTTCCCGGGTGACGTGTTCAACCTGCACTCTCGCTTGCTGGAAAGGGCTTGTAAGCTAAATGATGAATTAGGTGCCGGTTCCATGACGGCCCTGCCCATTATTGAAACCCAGGCCGGTGACGTTTCGGCCTATATTCCCACGAACGTTATTTCCATTACTGACGGTCAGATCTACCTGGAACCGGACCTCTTCTACTCCGGACAGCGTCCGGCTGTTAACGTTGGTCTGTCAGTATCCCGTGTTGGTGGTGCTGCCCAGATTAAAGCTATGAAGCAGGTTGCCGGTACCATGCGGATGGATATGGCCCAGTATCGTGAGCTGGCTGCTTTTGCACAGTTCGGATCTGATCTGGATAAGGCTACTCAGGCCCGTTTAACCCGTGGTGAGCGCTTAATGGAACTGTTAAAACAGGGCCAGTATGTTCCCATGCCGGTTGAGGAGCAGGTTGCTTCCATCTTTGTAGCCGTTAACGGTCTCCTCGATGACCAGCCTGTGGAAAGTGTTGACGCATTTGAGGCCGGGTGGCTGAAGTTCCTACGCTCTCAGAAACCGGAGCTGTTACAGAAGATTGCGGAAGAGAAAACAATTTCCGATGATTTGAAAGAACAGCTTAAAGCGGCCTGTAAAGAGTTCAAGGAAGGTTTCGCCAAATAG
- a CDS encoding F0F1 ATP synthase subunit gamma, translated as MASLRDLRRRIKSIEKTKQVTKAMKAVSAAKMRRAQEDVLAARPFARRVRDVLGRVGSASVGMQHPLLTVREPKKVAYVVVTADRGLCGGFNTNIIRKAAEDMKRHQDVELICLGRKSLNYFKRREYNIAREYIGVGENADLSLARELATYVSEKYVAEDYDEVYLVYSEFVNVLVQKPIVQKLLPVEPPEGKGGEEAEAKGGKVEYIFEPDVESMLAQLIPMYVENSVFQCLLELKAGEHSARMTAMDSATSNANDMIENLTLSLNRARQAAITKEISEIVGGSAALE; from the coding sequence ATGGCTAGTTTGCGCGATCTCCGTCGCCGCATTAAAAGTATTGAAAAAACAAAGCAGGTTACCAAGGCTATGAAGGCCGTGTCAGCTGCTAAAATGCGGCGTGCGCAGGAGGATGTGCTGGCTGCTAGGCCCTTCGCGCGGCGGGTGCGCGACGTTTTAGGGAGAGTTGGATCTGCATCTGTTGGGATGCAGCATCCTCTGCTCACAGTGCGTGAGCCCAAAAAGGTAGCCTATGTGGTTGTCACCGCAGACCGTGGTTTGTGCGGTGGTTTTAATACCAATATTATACGTAAGGCCGCAGAGGACATGAAAAGACACCAGGATGTTGAACTTATTTGTCTCGGCCGTAAGTCACTCAACTATTTCAAACGCCGTGAGTATAACATTGCCCGGGAATATATAGGTGTCGGTGAAAATGCTGATCTATCACTGGCCCGGGAATTGGCCACTTATGTATCGGAAAAGTACGTGGCCGAAGATTACGACGAGGTTTACCTGGTGTACAGTGAGTTTGTGAACGTGTTGGTGCAAAAGCCCATAGTACAAAAGCTGCTTCCGGTAGAACCACCGGAGGGAAAAGGCGGGGAAGAGGCTGAGGCTAAAGGCGGTAAGGTGGAGTACATCTTCGAACCTGATGTCGAGTCTATGCTGGCCCAGCTTATTCCGATGTACGTGGAAAACTCAGTTTTCCAATGCTTGCTGGAATTAAAGGCCGGAGAGCATAGTGCAAGGATGACCGCTATGGACAGCGCTACCAGCAACGCAAACGACATGATTGAAAATCTCACGCTGTCTCTCAACCGTGCCCGTCAGGCTGCCATCACCAAGGAAATCTCCGAAATCGTCGGCGGCTCTGCCGCTTTAGAATAA
- the atpD gene encoding F0F1 ATP synthase subunit beta produces the protein MAKVVGQVVQVIGVVVDIRFPPGQVPEIYNAVKIESDQEDVFGNKIDLTLEVAQHLGNNMVRTIAMSTTDGLVRGMEAYDTGKPISVPVGKPSLGRVVDVLGNTIDGKGPIESDNYYPIHRPAPPLVEQSTKAEQLETGIKVVDLLVPYLKGGKVGMFGGAGVGKTVIVQELINNIAQEHGGISVFAGVGERTREGNDLYREMTESGVLPKTTMVFGQMNEPPGCRLRVALTGLCLAEYFRDEEGADTLLFIDNIFRFTQAGSEVSALLGRMPSAVGYQPTLASEMGAMQERITSTTKGSVTSVQAVYVPADDLTDPAPATTFAHLDATVVLSRAISELGIYPAVDPLDSTSRILDPYVVGDEHYKVARGVQNVLQRYRDLQDIIAILGMEELSDEDKLTVARARKLQRYLSQPFHVAEVFTGMPGTYVPLKETIRGFQEILDGKHDALPEAAFYMMGSIDDVVENAKRMAAEGGE, from the coding sequence ATGGCTAAAGTAGTCGGTCAAGTAGTACAGGTCATTGGCGTGGTGGTGGACATACGTTTTCCACCGGGCCAGGTGCCTGAAATATATAACGCTGTTAAAATTGAAAGTGACCAGGAAGATGTTTTTGGTAATAAAATTGACTTAACGCTGGAAGTTGCCCAACATTTGGGTAACAATATGGTTCGGACCATTGCTATGTCCACTACTGATGGTTTGGTGCGGGGCATGGAAGCTTACGATACCGGTAAACCTATCAGCGTGCCGGTGGGTAAGCCATCTCTGGGCCGTGTTGTGGATGTGCTAGGTAACACAATTGACGGTAAAGGTCCTATTGAAAGTGACAATTACTACCCCATTCACCGCCCGGCTCCGCCCCTGGTGGAGCAGTCTACCAAAGCTGAGCAGTTGGAAACAGGTATTAAAGTTGTTGACCTGCTGGTTCCTTACCTAAAAGGTGGTAAGGTTGGTATGTTCGGTGGTGCCGGTGTTGGTAAAACCGTTATCGTGCAGGAACTTATTAACAACATTGCGCAAGAGCACGGTGGTATTTCGGTGTTTGCCGGTGTGGGTGAACGTACCCGTGAAGGTAACGACCTATACCGGGAAATGACTGAGTCGGGCGTTCTGCCCAAGACCACCATGGTGTTCGGCCAGATGAACGAGCCTCCCGGTTGCCGCCTCAGGGTTGCTTTGACCGGTCTCTGCCTGGCAGAATATTTCCGTGATGAAGAGGGTGCCGACACCTTGCTCTTCATCGATAACATTTTCCGTTTCACCCAGGCTGGTTCCGAGGTTTCGGCTCTCTTGGGCCGCATGCCTTCCGCGGTGGGTTATCAGCCTACCCTGGCCAGTGAGATGGGTGCTATGCAAGAGCGGATTACATCCACCACTAAAGGTTCGGTTACATCAGTGCAGGCCGTGTACGTGCCTGCTGACGATTTGACTGACCCGGCTCCGGCCACAACATTTGCTCACTTGGATGCCACCGTTGTGTTATCCAGGGCTATTTCAGAGCTGGGTATTTACCCGGCGGTGGACCCGTTGGATTCCACGTCCCGTATTTTGGACCCCTACGTAGTGGGTGATGAACACTACAAGGTAGCCCGGGGCGTGCAAAACGTTCTTCAGCGTTACAGAGACCTGCAGGACATCATTGCTATTCTGGGTATGGAAGAATTGTCCGATGAGGATAAGTTGACAGTGGCCCGTGCTCGTAAGCTGCAGCGTTATCTATCCCAGCCTTTCCACGTTGCCGAAGTGTTTACTGGCATGCCGGGAACCTATGTACCCTTAAAGGAAACCATCCGTGGTTTCCAGGAAATACTGGACGGCAAGCATGATGCCCTGCCGGAAGCAGCCTTCTATATGATGGGGTCCATTGACGATGTGGTTGAGAATGCTAAGCGGATGGCAGCAGAAGGCGGTGAATAA
- a CDS encoding F0F1 ATP synthase subunit epsilon, protein MSEKTQRLEIVTPQRVAYKDDARFVVVPGVEGELGFLPDHAPLVSALKVGVLRVQKDGNTTSVALHGGFVEVRDSRITVLANAAERSDEIDMSRAEEAKKRAEERLAAKSQDVDTKRAEAALRRALTRLKASG, encoded by the coding sequence ATGTCTGAGAAAACTCAACGCTTGGAAATAGTAACTCCGCAGCGTGTTGCATATAAAGACGACGCGCGGTTCGTAGTAGTTCCAGGCGTGGAGGGGGAGCTTGGTTTTTTACCCGATCACGCCCCTCTCGTAAGCGCCCTTAAAGTGGGTGTTTTACGGGTACAGAAGGACGGTAATACCACCAGTGTGGCACTGCACGGCGGGTTTGTAGAAGTGCGTGACAGCCGTATTACGGTGCTCGCTAATGCCGCTGAAAGATCAGACGAAATCGATATGTCCCGGGCCGAAGAGGCTAAAAAGCGGGCGGAAGAACGCCTGGCAGCGAAAAGTCAAGATGTGGATACGAAGAGAGCCGAAGCGGCTCTCCGGCGCGCACTGACCAGGCTCAAAGCTTCGGGATAA
- a CDS encoding DUF1540 domain-containing protein — translation MPRIKCGVDDCIYQEATECKASSIQVKPTTADMMISISDDTACETFKPRTNKR, via the coding sequence ATGCCTAGGATTAAGTGTGGCGTGGATGATTGTATTTACCAGGAGGCTACTGAGTGTAAGGCTTCCAGTATTCAAGTGAAACCTACAACAGCAGACATGATGATTAGTATTTCCGATGATACTGCGTGTGAAACATTTAAGCCCCGTACTAACAAGCGTTAA